In Spirosoma aureum, a single genomic region encodes these proteins:
- a CDS encoding adenosylcobinamide-GDP ribazoletransferase produces the protein MFYTRLPVPKNIDHSADALNRSTVFFPLIGWIVGAIGVGLYWLGTALFPPTYLPVLFSMIATVWITGAFHEDGFADVCDGFGGGWTKEKILAIMKDSRLGTYGTIGLGLLLAVKFFALQSMLSAETFGLAVALKYISAHSLSRLTAATVIRALPYAREDLDAKAKPIAQGITAGQLAVAAFFGLVPLVALVLYTTLWIYLLFLIPLALVRWRFIWFFKEWLGGYTGDCLGAVQQITEVVVYLSFVSLLWVSV, from the coding sequence ATGTTCTATACCCGCCTGCCGGTTCCGAAGAACATCGACCATTCAGCCGATGCGTTAAATCGGTCAACGGTGTTTTTTCCACTTATCGGCTGGATTGTGGGTGCAATTGGGGTTGGCTTGTACTGGCTCGGTACGGCACTGTTTCCGCCGACTTACCTGCCCGTATTGTTCAGTATGATCGCAACTGTCTGGATAACAGGGGCTTTTCACGAAGATGGTTTTGCCGACGTTTGCGACGGTTTTGGTGGTGGCTGGACGAAAGAGAAAATCCTGGCGATTATGAAAGACAGCCGCCTTGGAACCTATGGAACCATTGGCCTGGGACTCCTGCTGGCAGTTAAATTTTTTGCCCTGCAATCCATGCTGAGTGCCGAAACATTCGGCTTGGCCGTTGCGTTGAAATACATTTCGGCACATAGCCTGAGTCGGTTAACGGCCGCAACGGTTATCCGTGCACTCCCTTATGCCCGTGAAGACCTCGACGCCAAGGCAAAACCCATTGCTCAGGGCATTACAGCTGGACAACTGGCGGTTGCTGCTTTTTTTGGGCTCGTTCCGTTAGTGGCTTTAGTACTATACACGACACTCTGGATTTATTTACTTTTCCTGATTCCGCTGGCGCTGGTTCGCTGGCGATTCATCTGGTTTTTCAAAGAATGGCTCGGTGGTTACACCGGCGATTGTTTAGGAGCCGTCCAGCAAATTACCGAAGTTGTTGTCTATCTGTCGTTTGTGTCACTCTTATGGGTTTCGGTTTAA
- a CDS encoding bestrophin family protein has product MFTTKRVPFHIVFPFTWRAILLFLGYSTLICLLYSIAGWRFLAIPFVPVATIGTAVAFYVGFKNNSSYDRLWEARRIWGSITNASRSWSIMVLDYLNSKHANDPLAKGELKQIHQTLIYRHLAYITSLRVQLRQKPVWELHHNPASEVIERIAAFRQCSLDKELSRFLSDVDIEAIIKHPNPATFLLREQSEQLRELREAGYLTDYYHVDLERMLVEFYNQQGACERIKSFPFPRQYAYFSYVFTWVFIAVLPYGLLTEMAKVSGWHVWLTVPFFTVIAWIFNTMEIVGDTSENPFENSINDIPMTAICRNIEIDLRDMLGETDLPKRVQAVDNILM; this is encoded by the coding sequence ATGTTTACAACCAAACGCGTCCCCTTTCACATTGTTTTTCCGTTCACCTGGCGGGCCATTCTCCTTTTTTTAGGGTACTCAACCCTCATCTGCCTGCTCTATTCCATTGCCGGATGGCGATTTCTTGCCATTCCGTTTGTGCCGGTTGCCACCATCGGAACGGCAGTTGCCTTTTATGTTGGCTTTAAAAACAACTCCTCCTACGATCGGTTGTGGGAAGCCCGCCGGATTTGGGGTAGTATTACCAATGCAAGCCGTTCATGGAGTATTATGGTACTTGATTACCTGAATTCCAAACATGCGAACGATCCACTGGCCAAAGGTGAATTAAAACAAATTCACCAAACGCTCATTTATCGCCACCTAGCCTATATAACTTCGCTACGAGTCCAGCTCCGGCAAAAGCCCGTCTGGGAGCTTCACCATAATCCTGCCTCTGAAGTTATCGAACGCATTGCGGCATTCAGGCAGTGTAGTCTAGATAAGGAACTAAGCCGCTTCCTGTCTGACGTGGATATTGAAGCGATTATAAAGCATCCAAATCCAGCTACGTTTCTGCTTCGGGAGCAGTCAGAGCAACTTCGGGAACTTCGGGAAGCCGGTTACCTTACCGACTATTATCACGTCGATCTGGAGCGAATGCTGGTTGAATTTTACAATCAGCAGGGAGCCTGCGAACGAATCAAATCCTTCCCGTTTCCGCGCCAATATGCCTATTTCAGCTATGTTTTTACCTGGGTGTTCATTGCAGTGCTCCCCTATGGTTTACTAACCGAAATGGCAAAAGTAAGCGGCTGGCACGTTTGGCTGACGGTTCCTTTTTTCACCGTTATCGCCTGGATATTCAACACCATGGAAATTGTTGGTGATACAAGCGAGAATCCGTTTGAAAATAGTATCAATGATATTCCCATGACGGCCATCTGTCGAAACATCGAGATCGATCTGCGCGACATGCTCGGCGAAACAGATCTGCCTAAGCGCGTACAGGCGGTCGACAATATTCTGATGTGA
- a CDS encoding thioredoxin family protein gives MTTPSSIITPELVASALTYDQYIALSVDLLAKARTTSDSPNYNTPEILGYAKLNIHRMNRLDKVTAINPELKSVLDKVSEPWTWLVLTESWCGDAAQSIPVLHQIAEQSPHIAIRFLSRDKNPDLMNAYLTNGGRSIPKLICVRTSDLNELGTWGPRPTELQKLFWEWKPLMPYAEVTERLQRWYNTDRTQSIQREFVDLVTVWNRTRA, from the coding sequence ATGACAACACCATCTTCTATCATTACACCGGAGCTAGTTGCATCGGCGCTCACTTACGATCAATACATTGCTCTTTCTGTTGACTTGCTGGCCAAGGCGAGAACAACGTCGGATTCCCCAAATTATAACACCCCCGAAATTCTGGGTTATGCCAAACTCAATATTCATCGGATGAACCGGTTAGATAAAGTAACCGCTATAAATCCGGAGTTAAAGTCAGTTCTTGACAAGGTATCGGAACCCTGGACCTGGCTCGTTCTGACCGAATCGTGGTGTGGCGATGCAGCCCAGTCGATCCCTGTATTGCATCAGATTGCCGAACAGTCACCCCATATAGCCATCCGGTTTTTGTCGCGGGATAAAAACCCTGATCTGATGAATGCCTATCTGACCAATGGGGGTAGGTCTATTCCTAAACTTATTTGTGTACGTACCTCCGATCTAAACGAATTGGGTACTTGGGGACCGCGCCCAACTGAATTGCAGAAATTATTCTGGGAATGGAAGCCTTTAATGCCTTATGCCGAGGTTACGGAACGGCTTCAGCGATGGTATAACACGGATCGTACCCAATCGATACAGCGCGAATTCGTCGACCTGGTGACCGTGTGGAATCGCACTCGGGCTTAG
- a CDS encoding FKBP-type peptidyl-prolyl cis-trans isomerase: MAQAKSGDTVQVHYTGTLTDGTVFDSSEGRTPLEFTVGSGQVIKGFDEGVAGMNQGEKKTINIPVEDAYGPANEEMVFTLDRSDIPADIPLEVGMTLNMHEDGNPRPIPVIVRDLTDTNVTLDANHPLAGQDLVFEVELVGVKSPSGLIL; this comes from the coding sequence ATGGCACAAGCAAAATCCGGCGATACCGTTCAGGTGCACTATACCGGCACTCTAACCGACGGAACCGTATTCGATTCATCAGAGGGGCGTACCCCGCTGGAATTTACGGTTGGTAGTGGTCAGGTCATCAAAGGCTTTGACGAAGGAGTAGCTGGGATGAACCAGGGCGAAAAGAAAACCATCAATATTCCGGTGGAAGATGCCTATGGTCCAGCTAATGAAGAAATGGTTTTTACGTTAGATCGATCCGATATTCCTGCCGACATCCCGCTCGAAGTGGGTATGACGCTTAATATGCACGAAGATGGCAATCCACGCCCTATTCCAGTGATTGTTCGCGACTTGACCGATACGAATGTTACGCTTGATGCGAACCACCCGCTGGCGGGACAGGACCTGGTATTTGAGGTTGAATTGGTTGGGGTAAAATCACCGTCAGGTTTGATTCTATAA
- a CDS encoding DUF6580 family putative transport protein — translation MKSLQIRLITLSLIVLATALFRLLPHWPNFTPIAALALFGAATFERKWLGLVAPAVAMFLSDALIGFHGNMVAVYVSFGLTWLLGLWALRQPTAVRIAAASVTSSVLFFLITNFAVWYGSSFYPQTPAGLMTCYAAGLAFYNGTSFFLNGLLGDLFFSAVLFGGYYLLQQRFTVLRPVRA, via the coding sequence ATGAAATCGCTACAAATTCGTCTGATTACACTTAGCCTGATTGTCCTGGCAACGGCCTTATTCCGTTTGCTGCCACACTGGCCTAACTTTACGCCCATTGCCGCACTGGCGCTTTTTGGAGCGGCCACCTTCGAACGGAAATGGCTTGGTTTGGTAGCCCCGGCAGTGGCTATGTTTCTGAGTGATGCCCTAATTGGTTTTCACGGCAACATGGTGGCCGTTTACGTCAGTTTTGGTCTGACATGGCTACTTGGTCTGTGGGCACTCCGTCAGCCCACTGCGGTCCGTATTGCTGCCGCTTCGGTTACCTCGTCAGTTCTCTTTTTTCTGATTACGAATTTTGCCGTATGGTACGGCAGTTCATTCTATCCGCAAACGCCGGCTGGTCTGATGACCTGTTATGCCGCCGGATTAGCGTTTTACAACGGTACATCTTTTTTCCTGAATGGGCTATTGGGTGATCTGTTTTTTAGTGCCGTTCTATTTGGTGGTTATTATCTGCTTCAGCAACGGTTCACCGTATTGAGGCCTGTTCGGGCGTGA
- a CDS encoding glucose 1-dehydrogenase, producing the protein MESVLKGQIAIITGASSGIGAGVAKSLAAAGATVVVNYPVEATKPAADEVLKEITDAGGTGIVAQCDVSKEDQVIKMFADVVAQFGTVDILVNNAGLQRDAKFDEMTLDQWNTVINVNLTGQFLCAREAIREFLRRGPRPEVSVATGKIICMSSVHELIPWGGHVNYATSKGGIKMLMQSLAQEYGDRKIRVNSICPGAIQTPINRAAWETPQALNSLMTLIPYNRIGQPQDIGNLAVFLSSDLSDYITGASIFIDGGMTVFEGFSTNG; encoded by the coding sequence ATGGAGAGCGTACTCAAAGGCCAGATTGCCATAATTACCGGAGCCAGTAGCGGCATCGGTGCAGGTGTTGCGAAGTCGCTGGCAGCTGCCGGGGCAACCGTAGTAGTCAATTATCCGGTCGAAGCTACAAAGCCGGCCGCCGATGAGGTGCTGAAAGAAATTACAGATGCAGGCGGCACCGGTATTGTAGCCCAATGTGATGTCAGCAAAGAAGATCAGGTGATCAAGATGTTCGCCGATGTAGTCGCTCAGTTCGGCACCGTCGATATTCTAGTCAATAATGCTGGTCTGCAACGCGATGCCAAGTTTGACGAAATGACACTCGATCAGTGGAATACGGTCATCAATGTTAATCTGACGGGCCAGTTTCTGTGTGCCCGCGAAGCCATCCGCGAGTTCCTTCGTCGGGGGCCACGCCCGGAGGTTTCCGTCGCAACGGGCAAAATTATCTGCATGAGTTCAGTCCATGAGCTGATTCCGTGGGGAGGTCATGTAAATTATGCTACCTCAAAAGGCGGCATTAAAATGCTGATGCAATCGCTGGCTCAGGAATACGGTGATCGCAAGATTCGGGTCAACAGCATTTGTCCCGGCGCTATTCAAACCCCTATCAACCGGGCAGCATGGGAAACACCACAAGCCCTGAATAGCTTAATGACATTGATTCCCTATAATCGCATCGGACAACCACAGGACATTGGGAACCTCGCCGTATTCCTTTCGTCCGATCTATCTGACTACATAACCGGAGCCAGCATTTTCATTGATGGTGGTATGACCGTATTTGAAGGGTTCTCAACCAATGGGTAA
- the cobC gene encoding alpha-ribazole phosphatase family protein codes for MDVYLIRHTEVAVGRSVAYGQSDVDLADTYEEQRDRLLANLPDDPIAIFSSPLRRCQRLANDLASVFAHTSQIETAPGQTRVVDPHPLNVQFDDRLKEFFFGDWEMTPWADIGRDVLDPWMADFVNVRTPNGENFNDVFERVGSFWRDTIQPLAQTQTVQPVFIVSHGGVIRALLCLFLDLSLQNAYRLNLDYGAVTKLTLTESSYTIQFINR; via the coding sequence ATGGATGTTTATCTGATTCGCCATACTGAAGTTGCCGTTGGCCGAAGTGTTGCTTACGGCCAGTCGGACGTAGACTTAGCCGACACCTATGAAGAACAACGCGATCGGCTGCTGGCCAATTTGCCCGACGATCCTATCGCTATTTTCTCATCGCCCCTGCGCCGTTGCCAGCGGTTAGCCAACGATCTGGCGTCAGTGTTTGCCCATACGAGCCAGATCGAAACTGCGCCCGGCCAAACCAGAGTGGTAGACCCTCACCCACTGAACGTACAGTTTGACGACCGGCTCAAGGAATTCTTTTTTGGCGACTGGGAAATGACGCCCTGGGCCGATATTGGCCGTGATGTTCTGGACCCCTGGATGGCCGATTTCGTGAACGTTAGAACACCCAATGGTGAAAATTTCAATGATGTTTTCGAACGGGTTGGATCATTCTGGCGCGATACAATTCAGCCGCTTGCCCAAACTCAAACCGTTCAGCCGGTGTTCATTGTCTCACATGGTGGCGTAATCAGGGCTTTGCTGTGTCTGTTTCTGGATTTATCTTTGCAAAATGCCTATCGTCTTAATCTCGATTATGGCGCGGTTACCAAACTGACTCTTACAGAGTCCTCATACACGATTCAATTCATTAATCGCTGA
- a CDS encoding GNAT family N-acetyltransferase, with amino-acid sequence MLAINFTPFPELTTNRLILRQMKREDETDFFALRSNPEIMRFIPRPIAQSIADAFQLIQSINDGIRKNESITWGITLHHNPTVIGTIGYVRMAKEHHRAEVGYLLSADFRGQGIMQEALSAVVDYGFQQMKLHSIEGIVDPQNTASASVLEKAGFQKEAHFKENQFYKGQFHDSIHYSRLTPLV; translated from the coding sequence ATGCTTGCTATCAACTTTACTCCTTTCCCGGAATTAACAACGAATCGCCTGATCTTAAGGCAGATGAAACGAGAAGACGAAACCGATTTCTTCGCCCTCCGCTCCAACCCGGAAATCATGCGGTTTATCCCCCGCCCAATTGCTCAATCCATCGCTGATGCTTTTCAACTGATTCAGTCCATAAACGATGGCATCCGAAAAAATGAGAGTATAACCTGGGGTATTACGCTGCATCATAACCCTACTGTAATTGGCACAATTGGGTATGTCAGAATGGCAAAAGAACACCATCGGGCTGAAGTTGGCTATTTGTTAAGCGCGGATTTTCGGGGACAGGGCATTATGCAGGAAGCGCTCTCGGCCGTGGTCGATTACGGTTTTCAGCAAATGAAACTTCACTCTATTGAAGGCATAGTTGATCCTCAGAATACAGCCTCAGCCAGCGTTCTGGAAAAGGCTGGTTTTCAAAAAGAAGCCCATTTTAAAGAAAATCAATTCTACAAAGGTCAGTTTCACGACTCCATTCACTACTCGCGGTTAACACCGCTTGTTTAA
- the solA gene encoding N-methyl-L-tryptophan oxidase produces MIFDAIVVGLGAVGSATLYQLAKQTPHVLGLDQFSPPHTMGSTHGDTRITRQAIGEGAYFVPLALRSYEIWQELEELTEQQLLTKTGGLFIGKEQSAVQTHNKPGWLTNTIEAAEQFGITHQILDKTSLRDQYPQFRFRDDDIGYYEPDAGFLKPELCVSAHLDQARINGASIRTNERMLSFTETATGVTVRTNLGEYTAKKLVLTTGSWVTASLYDTPYRNLLTVYRQVQYWFDVHENHAAFTSDHFPVFILSDLDVYGFPAIGSPSEGIKIAMETYAKSTTPDAVNRVVSEAETRSMYDQYIAPNFSGIGPKCIKSAVCLYTMTPNGDFVIDNHPNYQHVLVASACSGHGFKHSAAVGQVLAELALQNRTDFDLTSFRLDRFAV; encoded by the coding sequence ATGATTTTTGATGCTATTGTTGTTGGTTTGGGAGCCGTAGGAAGCGCAACGCTTTATCAACTGGCCAAACAAACACCACATGTGCTGGGATTAGATCAATTTAGTCCTCCTCACACGATGGGCTCTACGCATGGTGATACACGTATTACGCGGCAGGCCATTGGCGAAGGGGCTTATTTTGTGCCACTAGCCTTGCGATCATATGAGATCTGGCAGGAGCTTGAAGAGCTAACGGAGCAGCAATTATTGACGAAAACGGGCGGCCTTTTTATAGGTAAAGAACAGTCTGCTGTCCAGACCCACAATAAACCCGGTTGGTTAACAAACACCATCGAAGCCGCAGAACAGTTCGGAATTACGCACCAGATTCTGGATAAAACGAGCCTTCGGGATCAATACCCACAGTTTCGCTTTCGCGACGATGACATTGGTTATTACGAACCTGATGCGGGTTTTCTTAAGCCGGAATTATGTGTTTCGGCACATTTGGATCAAGCCCGGATAAATGGAGCTTCCATCCGAACGAATGAGCGAATGCTGTCATTTACCGAAACCGCCACTGGGGTTACCGTTCGAACGAATCTTGGAGAATATACGGCTAAAAAACTGGTGCTGACTACCGGTTCCTGGGTAACAGCGTCGCTTTACGATACGCCTTATCGTAATTTACTGACGGTTTATCGACAGGTTCAATACTGGTTTGACGTTCATGAAAACCACGCTGCGTTTACGTCTGATCATTTCCCGGTGTTCATCCTGAGTGATCTGGATGTGTATGGATTTCCGGCCATTGGCAGCCCCAGTGAGGGAATTAAAATTGCTATGGAAACGTATGCTAAATCCACAACGCCCGATGCCGTAAATCGTGTCGTTTCTGAGGCTGAAACAAGATCTATGTATGATCAATACATAGCGCCTAACTTTAGTGGAATTGGCCCTAAATGCATCAAATCCGCCGTTTGCCTGTATACGATGACCCCCAACGGCGATTTTGTGATCGATAATCACCCAAACTATCAACATGTATTGGTTGCCTCCGCCTGCTCGGGTCATGGATTTAAACATTCGGCCGCCGTGGGGCAGGTTCTGGCCGAGCTGGCCTTACAAAATCGAACGGATTTCGATTTAACGTCTTTCAGGCTGGATCGCTTTGCAGTTTGA
- a CDS encoding T9SS C-terminal target domain-containing protein, whose amino-acid sequence MKQFRLSIAVLLSVWGLAGMGDAKADNGAGANGVKIEKSEQKKVRVYTQTASPIDVAIIDADGNLLYRGLISKNKKGATSFNLNGLPDGQYFLTAGNNSWWLSQGLTIKGNALSIDERNLQQVMEPSVLAYEKNKFEVNLPAKNVDEANVAIYDAQNVLVQVDSFKGAVRRFDLSALPDGAYTFVVGPNQKQFTTRVDIKH is encoded by the coding sequence ATGAAACAGTTCCGTTTATCAATTGCTGTACTACTTTCAGTATGGGGTCTGGCTGGCATGGGAGATGCTAAAGCCGACAATGGTGCAGGAGCGAATGGGGTGAAAATTGAGAAGTCCGAACAAAAGAAAGTACGCGTTTATACACAAACGGCATCGCCGATTGACGTGGCCATTATCGATGCCGACGGCAACCTGCTCTACCGTGGTCTTATTAGCAAGAATAAAAAAGGAGCCACCTCGTTCAATTTGAACGGCTTGCCCGATGGTCAGTATTTTCTGACAGCTGGTAACAATTCGTGGTGGTTGTCGCAGGGATTGACCATCAAAGGAAACGCCCTGAGCATCGACGAACGTAACCTGCAACAGGTGATGGAGCCTTCGGTTCTGGCTTACGAAAAGAACAAGTTTGAAGTGAACTTGCCCGCTAAGAATGTAGATGAGGCTAATGTCGCTATTTACGATGCACAGAACGTGCTTGTTCAGGTAGATTCATTTAAAGGTGCAGTTCGCCGGTTCGATTTGTCGGCTTTGCCCGATGGCGCCTACACGTTCGTGGTTGGCCCGAACCAGAAGCAATTTACGACCCGTGTCGACATTAAGCATTAA
- a CDS encoding MGH1-like glycoside hydrolase domain-containing protein — MTTEQQRLEDPAWRQWGPYVSDRQWGTVREDYSANGDAWNFTTHDMARSYTYRWGEEGIAGFCDDKQQLCLALTLWNGKDPILKERYFGLTNGEGNHGEDVKELYYYLDNTPTHSYQRMLYKYPQAAYPYEQLIVENRHRTRQDPEFELLDTGLFDQDRYFDVFVDYAKAGPQDILMTVTIHNRGPETAKLHVLPTLWFRNTWIWGDDSDGVPSLHPQLSLLPDGTVLAEQTQLGRYFFHAEGQPDWLFCDNETNLARLYNTHIGSRYPKDGINDHVLYGANTVNPKMIGTKVAAQYKVTLAAGASQTIRLRLKSDDATNLLADFDDIVAKRRIEADEFYAHIHPTKATDDEKMVQRQAFAGMLWSKQYYYYDVSRWLAGDPNSPPPPPERDKGRNHTWLQLINAGVISMPDKWEYPWYAAWDWAFHCVTFAVIDPGFAKQQLMLLTNEWYMHPNGQLPAYEWSFSDVNPPVHAWAAWRLYHMELERKPPGEEDIRFLRGIFHKLMLNFTWWVNRKDESGNNIFEGGFLGLDNIGVFDRNAVLPDGSHLEQADGTSWMAMYALNMMRIALELAQHDSVYDELATKFFDHFLYIAGAMTNIGEGNMGLWDEQDGFFYDQIRMSDGNVKRMRVRTMVGLIPMFAVEILDDKILKSRPAFLDRMEWFQSHRPDLYSQVSRYTETGKSEKRLLSLLRGFRLKSLLSKILDENEFLSPHGIRGVSKVYRDQPYEFTLDNTIFRLVYTPAESDSAMFGGNSNWRGPVWMPLNYLMVETIQQFYDYFGDEFTVEYPIGSGTQITLKEVARELTNRLISLFILDETGRRTTFGQHPKYQDPHFRDYVLFYEYFDGDNGRGVGASHQTGWTGLVAELIDRKYDSLQ; from the coding sequence TTGACCACCGAACAACAACGTTTAGAAGATCCCGCCTGGCGGCAATGGGGTCCCTATGTATCAGATCGCCAGTGGGGTACCGTTCGTGAAGATTACAGTGCCAATGGCGATGCCTGGAATTTTACGACTCACGATATGGCTCGCAGCTATACCTACCGCTGGGGCGAAGAGGGAATTGCTGGCTTTTGTGATGATAAACAACAGTTATGTCTGGCACTCACACTCTGGAATGGCAAAGATCCGATCCTGAAGGAACGCTATTTCGGACTCACCAACGGTGAAGGGAATCATGGTGAAGATGTGAAAGAACTGTATTATTATCTGGATAATACGCCAACGCATTCCTACCAGCGAATGCTCTATAAGTATCCACAGGCAGCCTATCCCTATGAACAGCTGATCGTTGAAAACCGCCACCGGACGCGGCAGGACCCCGAGTTTGAACTGCTCGATACGGGCTTGTTCGACCAGGACCGTTATTTCGATGTGTTTGTAGACTATGCGAAAGCAGGGCCACAGGATATATTAATGACGGTGACTATCCATAACCGTGGCCCTGAAACGGCTAAATTACATGTGTTGCCTACTCTCTGGTTTCGGAATACCTGGATCTGGGGCGATGACTCCGACGGTGTGCCAAGCCTGCACCCTCAACTATCACTTCTGCCAGATGGAACCGTATTAGCCGAGCAAACGCAGTTGGGGCGCTATTTCTTCCATGCCGAAGGACAACCCGACTGGTTATTCTGCGATAACGAAACCAACCTGGCCCGGCTTTATAATACACATATCGGCTCCCGCTATCCGAAGGATGGCATCAACGATCATGTATTATACGGAGCTAATACCGTTAATCCAAAGATGATCGGCACGAAGGTGGCCGCCCAGTATAAGGTAACACTCGCGGCCGGAGCGTCGCAAACCATCCGATTGCGGCTAAAATCCGACGATGCGACCAATCTTCTGGCTGATTTTGACGATATAGTTGCGAAACGCAGGATCGAAGCCGACGAATTTTACGCCCATATTCACCCGACTAAAGCAACGGATGATGAGAAAATGGTGCAGCGACAGGCATTTGCCGGAATGCTCTGGAGCAAGCAGTATTACTACTACGATGTATCGCGCTGGCTGGCTGGTGACCCTAACAGTCCTCCTCCGCCCCCAGAGCGGGACAAAGGGCGAAACCATACCTGGCTTCAGCTCATCAATGCGGGCGTGATTTCGATGCCCGACAAATGGGAATATCCGTGGTATGCGGCCTGGGACTGGGCGTTTCACTGCGTCACGTTCGCGGTTATCGATCCGGGTTTTGCCAAACAGCAACTGATGCTGCTCACCAACGAGTGGTATATGCACCCAAACGGGCAGTTACCTGCCTATGAGTGGTCATTTAGCGATGTAAATCCGCCCGTTCATGCCTGGGCTGCGTGGCGGCTCTACCATATGGAATTGGAGCGAAAGCCACCCGGTGAGGAAGATATTCGATTTTTGCGGGGTATTTTTCATAAGCTGATGCTCAACTTTACGTGGTGGGTGAACCGTAAAGATGAGTCGGGAAACAATATTTTTGAAGGGGGATTTCTGGGCCTGGATAATATCGGGGTCTTTGATCGAAATGCCGTTTTACCGGATGGAAGCCACCTTGAACAGGCCGATGGTACAAGCTGGATGGCTATGTATGCGCTCAACATGATGCGTATAGCGCTCGAACTGGCTCAGCACGACTCGGTATACGATGAATTGGCCACAAAGTTTTTTGACCATTTCCTCTACATTGCGGGTGCTATGACCAACATCGGAGAAGGCAATATGGGGCTTTGGGACGAGCAGGATGGGTTCTTCTACGATCAAATCCGAATGTCCGACGGGAACGTTAAACGAATGCGGGTTCGAACAATGGTCGGGCTAATTCCAATGTTTGCCGTTGAAATTCTGGATGATAAGATCTTGAAATCAAGACCCGCATTTCTGGATCGCATGGAATGGTTCCAGAGCCATCGCCCCGACCTGTATAGCCAGGTTTCGCGTTATACTGAAACCGGGAAGAGCGAAAAACGCTTACTGAGTTTGCTTCGGGGCTTTCGGCTTAAATCATTGCTCAGTAAAATTCTCGATGAAAACGAGTTTCTGAGTCCGCATGGCATACGGGGCGTTTCGAAAGTATATCGTGATCAACCATATGAGTTCACGCTGGACAACACGATTTTTCGACTTGTTTACACGCCTGCCGAAAGTGATAGCGCCATGTTTGGCGGGAATAGCAACTGGCGAGGGCCGGTCTGGATGCCGTTAAACTACCTGATGGTAGAAACGATCCAGCAATTCTACGACTATTTTGGGGATGAGTTCACGGTCGAATATCCGATCGGATCGGGAACACAGATAACCCTGAAGGAAGTCGCCCGTGAGCTGACTAACCGGCTTATAAGCCTGTTTATTTTAGATGAAACGGGCCGGCGGACTACGTTTGGCCAACACCCTAAATACCAGGACCCTCACTTTCGTGATTACGTACTGTTCTACGAATATTTCGATGGCGATAATGGCCGTGGTGTAGGAGCCAGCCACCAAACGGGCTGGACGGGTCTGGTAGCTGAATTGATCGACCGAAAATATGATAGTTTGCAGTAA
- a CDS encoding DUF1304 domain-containing protein, protein MTILSQILIGFVAIEHLYILWLEMFAWTTRGRKTFKSLSPDLFEPTKALAANQGLYNGFLAAGLFWSLLITDPVWSKNVSYFFLGCVIVAGVYGAATAQRSIFFVQALPALIALIFVLLA, encoded by the coding sequence ATGACCATACTGTCTCAGATTTTAATCGGGTTTGTAGCCATCGAACACCTTTACATTTTGTGGCTTGAGATGTTCGCCTGGACGACCAGAGGGCGAAAAACGTTTAAATCGTTATCACCCGATTTGTTCGAGCCAACAAAGGCACTAGCTGCTAATCAGGGACTTTATAATGGTTTTCTGGCAGCTGGCCTATTTTGGTCATTACTGATTACCGATCCCGTCTGGAGCAAAAACGTGAGCTACTTTTTCCTGGGATGCGTTATCGTTGCCGGTGTCTATGGAGCCGCCACGGCTCAACGCTCCATCTTCTTCGTTCAGGCATTACCAGCTCTTATAGCACTAATTTTTGTACTGCTGGCTTAA